A region of Rhodamnia argentea isolate NSW1041297 chromosome 9, ASM2092103v1, whole genome shotgun sequence DNA encodes the following proteins:
- the LOC115742939 gene encoding autophagy-related protein 8C-like isoform X2 has protein sequence MAKSLFKLEHPLKKRQVESARIREKYPDRIPVIVEKAERSDIPDIDKKKYLVPADLTAGQFVYVVRKRIKLSAEKAIFVFVKNTLPPTAALMSAIYEENKDEDGFLYMTYSGENTFGFGKHQEL, from the exons AGAAGAGGCAGGTTGAATCTGCACGAATTAGAGAGAAATACCCTGATAGAATTCCG GTTATCGTGGAGAAGGCCGAAAGAAGTGACATTCCCGACATTGATAAGAAAAA ATACCTTGTACCTGCCGACTTGACTGCTGGGCAGTTTGTTTATGTTGTTCGGAAAAGGATCAAGCTCAGTGCTGAGAAGGCTATATTCGTCTTTGTGAAGAACACTCTACCTCCTACAG CTGCACTGATGTCTGCAATTTATGAGGAAAATAAGGATGAGGATGGTTTCCTCTACATGACTTACAGTGGAGAGAACACTTTCGGTTTCGGGAAGCACCAAGAGCTATAG
- the LOC125316510 gene encoding L-ascorbate oxidase homolog, which translates to MGDCTCWVLRSLIICVLFLLQGANGDNPYRFLTWKVTYGDIYPLGVKQQGILINGQFPGPQIDAVTNDNLIISVYNYLKEPFLISW; encoded by the exons ATGGGAGATTGCACTTGCTGGGTTCTCAGATCTCTCATCATCTGTGTACTGTTTCTTCTTCAAGGAGCAAATGGGGATAACCCATACAGGTTCTTGACATGGAAGGTCACTTATGGCGACATTTACCCTCTTGGTGTTAAGCAACAG GGCATTTTGATCAATGGGCAATTTCCAGGGCCCCAAATCGATGCGGTCACTAATGACAACTTGATCATCAGTGTCTACAACTACTTGAAGGAGCCATTCCTGATTTCTTGGTAA